From one Cyanobacteriota bacterium genomic stretch:
- a CDS encoding GTP-binding protein, with translation MRFSRLLPLLLAIGVILGMTIWLIDSLMRLFWQLSYYPLLAQLLILLIVALLASLIGAIVYYFFVLPHQKPRQRRPRPKVPAAKVDAAEETLKAVRKQVAQIQDEVARQELLSRSREIEESLSRGDLRVVVFGTGSAGKTSLVNALVGRMVGAVAAPMGTTDEGTTHSLTLKGLERRLLITDTPGILEAGTAGGEREQRARQWATEADLLLFVLDNDLRQSEFQSLRSLANMGKRSLLVLNKTDLYPEADREAILQALRARVKGVIAGMDVVAVAANPQAITLEDGSVLKPEPDIMPLIRRMAAILRAEGEDLVADNILLQSQRLGAQARRLIDRQRRQQAEKIVERYQWIGAGVISVTPLPVVDMLATAAVNAQMVVEIGRIYGCELNADRGRELALSLGKTLVSLGVVKGALELLTTALQMNMSTILVGKAIQGISAAYLTRIAGKSFIEYFRHDQDWGDGGITEVVQRQFQLNRKEEFIKSFVQEAVNRVIKPLERHLDLSSEAEPLTPLSDLDYEEILPPQPPLQRHID, from the coding sequence ATGCGATTTTCGCGGTTACTGCCACTGCTGCTAGCCATTGGTGTGATTTTAGGGATGACCATTTGGTTGATAGATTCCCTAATGCGCCTATTTTGGCAATTATCCTACTATCCACTGCTGGCACAACTCTTGATCTTGTTGATTGTTGCTCTGCTGGCTAGCCTGATTGGGGCGATCGTCTACTACTTTTTTGTATTGCCGCACCAAAAGCCACGGCAGCGTCGTCCCCGTCCTAAGGTACCCGCTGCTAAGGTGGATGCTGCTGAAGAAACCCTGAAGGCTGTCCGTAAGCAGGTAGCACAAATCCAAGACGAAGTAGCGCGGCAAGAACTGTTAAGTCGATCGCGAGAAATTGAAGAGAGCCTATCTCGCGGAGATCTGCGGGTAGTAGTGTTTGGCACTGGGTCGGCGGGCAAAACTTCCTTGGTGAATGCCTTGGTAGGGCGCATGGTGGGTGCTGTGGCTGCACCCATGGGCACAACCGACGAGGGAACTACCCATAGCCTGACTTTGAAAGGATTGGAGCGTCGTCTATTGATCACTGATACACCGGGAATCCTAGAAGCGGGAACCGCCGGTGGTGAGCGAGAACAGCGAGCGCGTCAATGGGCAACAGAGGCAGATTTATTATTGTTTGTGCTGGATAACGATCTGCGCCAATCAGAGTTTCAGTCCCTACGATCGCTAGCGAATATGGGTAAGCGATCGCTGCTGGTGCTCAATAAAACGGATCTGTATCCAGAGGCCGATCGTGAAGCTATCTTGCAAGCATTACGAGCACGGGTCAAGGGTGTAATTGCAGGCATGGATGTGGTGGCGGTTGCAGCGAATCCACAAGCAATAACCCTAGAGGACGGAAGCGTCCTGAAACCAGAGCCAGATATCATGCCCCTCATTCGCCGCATGGCTGCCATTCTGCGGGCAGAAGGAGAAGACTTGGTTGCCGACAATATTCTCTTACAGTCGCAACGGTTAGGGGCACAGGCTCGTAGGCTCATTGATCGTCAGCGTCGCCAACAAGCCGAAAAAATTGTGGAGCGCTATCAGTGGATCGGAGCAGGTGTGATTTCAGTGACTCCCTTGCCTGTTGTGGACATGCTAGCAACAGCAGCCGTTAACGCCCAGATGGTAGTGGAAATTGGTCGAATCTATGGCTGTGAACTCAATGCCGATCGGGGACGAGAGCTAGCCCTCTCCCTAGGTAAGACCCTAGTGAGCTTGGGTGTCGTCAAAGGGGCACTAGAACTCTTGACAACAGCACTGCAAATGAACATGAGTACCATCCTTGTAGGCAAAGCTATTCAGGGCATTAGTGCTGCTTACCTCACACGCATTGCTGGCAAGAGCTTTATTGAATATTTTCGCCATGACCAAGATTGGGGCGACGGTGGCATTACAGAAGTTGTGCAACGACAGTTTCAACTCAACCGCAAAGAAGAATTCATCAAGTCCTTTGTGCAAGAGGCTGTTAACCGAGTGATTAAGCCCCTAGAACGCCATCTCGATCTATCCTCTGAAGCAGAACCCCTAACCCCCTTGTCAGATCTAGACTACGAAGAAATTCTACCCCCACAGCCACCATTACAGCGACACATTGACTGA
- a CDS encoding DUF2157 domain-containing protein, whose amino-acid sequence MVSDKFRRQLRQELQQWLADGLIDAELLDRLAQRYQFHTLEREASNRFVAILLGLGCILLGLAVITFVAANWQVWSRSFRVLLLVSLFVGINTAGFYLWRRSSNAGYRRLGHGLLLMGGLALGANIGLMSQMFHQSGEVYELFLVWGLGVAAMAYGLRLNSLGIMALILVGIGYWFRRLEGFWDNSSLQLFIQHMPLMVALVFLPLAHWCRSRALFGAAMVLLLIALVGNLDPFAGYSSAPGWVAAIVVALPPALLWSYNQDAFTFSRSQPSATPDPFQSLAQTLALWFLSIRFYFFSFHWIWNYDRSNTYVDLEAWNWRSAVYIDVFLLSAMAILGWLRLRQQFTQPRWWQEKNLNTGVIAGFIIIPSIIFFWHLSVSPLGIVAPFVFNLLLFLLAIGLVRDGLTLNSRDAFWGGMVLLVLAILSRTIEYNADLLFKAFVFALCGVSIIAAGLWFERNLRLSNTRNGSTPTSEESL is encoded by the coding sequence ATGGTGTCTGACAAGTTTCGACGACAGTTACGCCAAGAGTTACAACAATGGTTAGCCGATGGCTTAATTGATGCAGAGTTGTTAGATCGACTAGCTCAACGGTATCAATTCCACACCCTAGAACGAGAGGCTAGTAATCGCTTTGTAGCTATTTTGCTGGGGTTAGGTTGCATTCTTCTGGGCTTGGCAGTCATTACCTTTGTGGCAGCAAATTGGCAAGTTTGGTCGAGATCATTCCGGGTGTTGCTTTTGGTAAGCCTGTTTGTGGGCATCAATACCGCTGGATTTTACCTCTGGCGACGATCGTCAAATGCAGGTTACCGGCGCTTAGGTCACGGTCTGTTGCTGATGGGTGGGCTGGCACTAGGGGCTAACATTGGCCTGATGTCTCAAATGTTCCATCAAAGTGGTGAGGTGTACGAGCTATTCCTAGTATGGGGACTGGGAGTAGCAGCAATGGCCTATGGTCTGCGCCTCAACTCCTTGGGGATCATGGCTCTGATTTTGGTGGGGATTGGTTATTGGTTTAGACGACTAGAAGGCTTTTGGGACAATTCCTCACTGCAACTGTTCATTCAACATATGCCACTGATGGTAGCGCTAGTGTTCTTACCCCTGGCGCATTGGTGCCGATCGCGGGCACTGTTTGGTGCAGCCATGGTACTGTTGCTAATCGCACTAGTAGGCAATTTGGATCCCTTCGCAGGCTACAGCTCAGCGCCGGGATGGGTAGCCGCGATCGTCGTAGCGTTGCCTCCAGCACTACTGTGGAGCTATAACCAGGATGCATTCACCTTTTCTCGCTCCCAGCCAAGTGCTACCCCTGACCCCTTTCAATCCTTAGCCCAAACCCTAGCACTCTGGTTCTTAAGCATTCGGTTCTACTTCTTCTCATTCCATTGGATCTGGAACTACGATCGCAGCAATACCTATGTTGACCTAGAAGCGTGGAATTGGCGATCGGCAGTCTACATTGATGTCTTTTTGCTCAGTGCCATGGCCATTTTAGGTTGGCTGCGTCTGCGTCAGCAGTTTACCCAGCCTCGCTGGTGGCAAGAAAAGAACCTGAATACAGGAGTGATAGCTGGGTTCATCATCATCCCATCCATCATATTCTTCTGGCATCTTAGCGTCAGCCCCCTGGGAATCGTCGCCCCCTTTGTCTTTAACCTGTTGCTGTTTTTACTGGCGATCGGCCTTGTTCGCGATGGCCTTACCCTCAACAGTCGTGATGCCTTCTGGGGTGGCATGGTGTTACTCGTGTTGGCTATTCTCAGCCGCACCATAGAGTATAACGCTGACCTATTGTTCAAAGCGTTTGTGTTTGCCCTTTGTGGCGTTAGCATCATCGCTGCTGGGCTGTGGTTTGAGCGTAACCTCAGGCTCTCTAACACTCGTAATGGTTCAACCCCCACCTCAGAGGAGTCACTATGA
- a CDS encoding GDYXXLXY domain-containing protein codes for MTTHIPPVQASHSPSPNLSVPAWRFWLPLLLQLGLIAAVPAQDAYTYVWGKTVILQTVPVDPYDFLRGYSQTLSYDISNPTNLKQLPGWQAIDANSSRRNQPFYLVLEAPPTANVTPPIPWKPVRVSVERPTNLPANQVALRGSYRDWRVEYGLETYYMPADRRHEINAEISRGQQNARFSQSDDRRLQAFVVEVKVDDRGNAVPVSLWLDDQSYRF; via the coding sequence ATGACAACCCACATCCCCCCTGTCCAAGCCAGCCATAGCCCATCACCCAACCTATCTGTTCCTGCATGGCGATTTTGGTTACCGCTGCTACTTCAACTGGGACTAATAGCCGCCGTCCCTGCCCAGGATGCCTACACCTATGTTTGGGGCAAAACAGTTATCCTGCAAACGGTACCTGTGGATCCCTATGACTTTTTACGCGGCTATTCGCAGACTTTAAGCTATGACATCTCTAATCCCACTAACCTCAAACAACTACCGGGATGGCAGGCAATAGATGCCAACAGTTCCAGACGCAACCAACCATTCTACTTGGTGTTAGAGGCACCACCCACGGCCAACGTTACGCCACCAATTCCCTGGAAGCCAGTCCGGGTTAGTGTTGAGCGTCCCACTAATCTGCCTGCTAATCAAGTTGCTCTGCGCGGCTCTTATCGAGACTGGCGAGTCGAGTATGGCCTGGAAACCTACTACATGCCAGCCGATCGCCGGCATGAGATCAATGCAGAGATTAGCCGTGGGCAACAAAATGCGCGTTTTAGCCAGTCGGACGATCGCCGCCTACAAGCATTCGTGGTGGAAGTGAAGGTAGACGATCGGGGTAACGCTGTGCCCGTAAGTCTATGGCTAGACGACCAGTCCTATCGCTTCTAG
- the murI gene encoding glutamate racemase has protein sequence MTKNQPIGLFDSGLGGLTVLRELHRQLPQESVLYFGDTARLPYGTRSSAEILQFVREILTWMTSVGVKMVIMACNTSSALALETVQAEFDLPILGLILPGARAAVQQGKRIGVIATPATANSHAYAQAVLEIDPTVNVWEVGCPEFVPLIEANRIYDPYTREVAKDYLAPLLANQIDTLIYGCTHYPHLEPVLRELLPSSITLVDPARNLVAAAAHELDLLGLRSTQSVPTTRFCVSGCPEQFEQLSSQWLGYVPIVEQITLPRCPFLSLERAE, from the coding sequence TGATAGCGGATTAGGTGGTTTAACAGTGTTGCGTGAATTACACCGTCAGTTGCCTCAAGAGTCAGTGCTCTATTTTGGTGATACTGCTCGCTTACCCTATGGCACTCGATCGTCGGCTGAGATTCTCCAGTTTGTCCGCGAAATTCTGACCTGGATGACCAGTGTAGGAGTCAAGATGGTGATTATGGCCTGCAACACTAGCTCTGCCCTAGCGCTAGAGACTGTACAAGCTGAGTTTGACTTGCCAATTTTAGGGTTGATCTTACCGGGGGCTAGGGCTGCTGTTCAGCAGGGCAAACGGATTGGTGTTATTGCTACTCCAGCCACAGCCAATAGCCATGCCTACGCCCAGGCGGTATTGGAAATTGACCCCACTGTGAACGTGTGGGAAGTGGGCTGCCCAGAATTTGTGCCCCTAATTGAGGCAAATCGCATCTATGATCCCTACACCCGTGAGGTTGCTAAGGATTATCTAGCTCCTTTGCTAGCCAATCAGATTGATACATTAATCTACGGATGTACACACTATCCCCATCTGGAACCAGTACTGCGCGAGTTGCTACCCAGTTCGATCACTTTGGTGGATCCTGCCAGGAACCTAGTTGCTGCGGCAGCCCATGAGCTAGACTTGCTGGGGCTACGCAGTACTCAATCAGTGCCTACGACGCGATTTTGTGTCAGTGGCTGTCCTGAGCAGTTTGAGCAGTTGTCATCGCAATGGTTGGGATATGTGCCGATCGTGGAGCAGATTACCCTACCTCGCTGTCCGTTTCTCTCCCTAGAGCGGGCAGAGTAG